A single window of Streptomyces griseoviridis DNA harbors:
- a CDS encoding anti-sigma factor, with product MLGRDDRHSLAAPYALDALEPAERVRFEKHLARCPACVAEVRALSEDAVRLAWSTAVRPPAELRDRVLAAVRTTPQEPARATSPQSAPARGRRAQLPPHVWGAQPPPGRSRAPRERRPLFVPFATATAAAALVVASLFAVQADRTREQLDAARAQSREIAHVLAAPDARAGSGRDAGGRSVTVIASASEGDAIVTLSGYDPLPGGRVHQLWLMRPDAEPRSLGLFRGGDTPLVATDLDRSAISLAVTVEPDGGSEQPTSQPIVQLALKSVGFGE from the coding sequence ATGCTCGGCCGGGACGACCGCCACTCGCTGGCCGCCCCCTACGCCCTCGACGCCCTGGAACCCGCCGAGCGGGTCCGCTTCGAGAAGCACCTCGCGCGCTGCCCCGCGTGCGTGGCCGAGGTGCGCGCCCTGTCCGAGGACGCGGTCAGGCTCGCCTGGTCCACCGCCGTGAGGCCGCCCGCCGAGCTGCGCGACCGCGTCCTGGCCGCCGTCCGCACCACCCCGCAGGAGCCCGCGCGCGCCACCTCGCCGCAGTCCGCTCCGGCGCGCGGCCGACGTGCCCAGCTCCCACCGCACGTCTGGGGCGCGCAACCGCCGCCCGGACGCTCCCGTGCGCCGCGCGAGCGCCGACCGCTCTTCGTGCCGTTCGCCACCGCGACCGCGGCGGCGGCCCTGGTGGTCGCCTCCCTCTTCGCCGTGCAGGCGGACAGGACCAGGGAGCAACTGGACGCCGCTCGCGCGCAGTCACGTGAGATCGCCCACGTTCTCGCCGCCCCCGACGCCCGCGCGGGCTCCGGCCGGGACGCCGGCGGGCGGAGCGTCACGGTGATCGCCTCCGCGTCGGAGGGCGACGCGATCGTCACCCTCAGCGGGTACGACCCCCTTCCCGGGGGGCGCGTCCACCAGCTCTGGCTGATGCGTCCCGACGCCGAACCGCGCTCCCTCGGCCTCTTCCGAGGGGGCGACACGCCCTTGGTCGCGACGGACCTCGACCGGTCCGCCATCTCACTCGCTGTGACCGTCGAGCCGGACGGGGGTTCGGAGCAGCCCACAAGTCAGCCGATTGTCCAACTCGCCCTGAAATCGGTTGGATTCGGAGAGTAA
- a CDS encoding sigma-70 family RNA polymerase sigma factor → MPGVTGRSGCGGRREGERMEADELLVLVAGGDQRAFETLYGIVSGPVFGLVRRVVRDPAQSEEVSQEVLLELWRSAPKFDPLRGSALSWVLTLAHRRAVDRVRSARAAGEREQREAHRSHSTAFDQVSEEVEAGLEREWVRRCLKRLTDLQRQSVTLAYYDGYTYREVAERLSLPLGTVKTRMRDGLTRLRDCLGGAA, encoded by the coding sequence ATGCCTGGGGTGACGGGTCGGTCCGGATGCGGCGGCCGGCGGGAGGGGGAGCGGATGGAGGCGGACGAGCTTCTGGTGCTCGTGGCCGGCGGTGACCAGCGGGCCTTCGAGACGCTGTACGGGATCGTGTCGGGCCCGGTGTTCGGACTGGTGCGACGCGTCGTGCGGGACCCGGCGCAGTCCGAGGAGGTGTCCCAGGAGGTGCTGCTCGAACTCTGGCGCTCCGCCCCGAAGTTCGACCCGCTCAGGGGCAGCGCCCTGTCCTGGGTCCTCACCCTCGCCCACCGGCGCGCCGTCGACCGGGTGCGCAGCGCCCGCGCCGCGGGGGAGCGCGAGCAGCGCGAGGCCCACCGCTCCCACAGCACCGCCTTCGACCAGGTCTCCGAGGAGGTCGAGGCGGGCCTCGAACGCGAGTGGGTGCGCCGCTGCCTGAAGCGGCTCACCGATCTCCAGCGCCAGTCGGTGACGCTGGCCTACTACGACGGGTACACCTACCGTGAGGTCGCCGAGCGGCTCTCGCTGCCGCTGGGCACCGTCAAGACCCGTATGCGCGACGGACTGACCCGGCTGCGCGACTGCCTGGGAGGTGCCGCGTGA
- a CDS encoding DUF4331 domain-containing protein yields MTPHSTGSAGRRSLATLVCGALAAGGLVAAGVATLEPGAASASSHREAPLISGQPQYDNTDVYAFVSPDKPDTTTIIANWIPFEDPAGGPNFFTFADDAQYDIHIDNNGDARSELLLRYTFTTHTKNKDTFLYNTGAVTSLDDPDLNVTQTYDIDLVKSHGGKVRSRTRLADDVPVAPSNVGKASMPDYDTLRKQAVHKLSSGAQTFAGQADDPFFLDLRVFDLLYGGNLSEVGRDTLKGYNVNSIALQLPTDMITESAEQPVVGIWSTTQRRNAQGYYQQVSRLGMPLVNEVVNPLKDKDRFNASSPRDDAQFLKNVTNPELPKLIEQIYKIKAPAEPRDDLVDVFLKGVEGLNQPPHVVPSEQLRLNTSIKPTHSPKRLGVLDGDNAGFPNGRRLTDDVIDAALQVVEGELLGAKNDLGDAVDKNDKKFGSSFPYLANPTAGSRGAVAKGVSGGNDVRNQLGDALRPAGASGTGNMGLITASAGAGAAGIALIGGGLLWWRRIRRGAY; encoded by the coding sequence ATGACACCTCACTCGACCGGCAGTGCGGGACGCAGGAGCCTCGCGACCCTCGTATGCGGCGCGCTGGCCGCCGGCGGGCTCGTGGCCGCGGGCGTCGCCACGCTGGAGCCGGGGGCGGCCTCCGCCTCCAGCCACCGGGAGGCCCCGCTGATCTCGGGGCAGCCCCAGTACGACAACACCGACGTGTACGCGTTCGTCAGCCCGGACAAGCCGGACACGACGACGATCATCGCGAACTGGATCCCGTTCGAGGACCCGGCGGGCGGCCCGAACTTCTTCACGTTCGCGGACGACGCCCAGTACGACATCCACATCGACAACAACGGTGACGCGCGCAGTGAGTTGCTGCTGCGGTACACCTTCACGACCCACACGAAGAACAAGGACACGTTCCTCTACAACACGGGCGCGGTCACCAGCCTCGACGACCCCGACCTCAACGTCACCCAGACCTACGACATCGACCTGGTGAAGTCGCACGGCGGGAAGGTGCGCTCGCGGACCAGGCTCGCCGACGACGTGCCGGTGGCGCCGTCCAACGTCGGCAAGGCGTCGATGCCGGACTACGACACCCTGCGCAAGCAGGCGGTCCACAAGCTCTCCAGCGGCGCGCAGACCTTCGCGGGCCAGGCCGACGACCCGTTCTTCCTCGACCTGCGGGTCTTCGACCTGCTGTACGGCGGCAACCTCTCCGAGGTCGGCCGGGACACCCTCAAGGGCTACAACGTCAACTCCATAGCCCTCCAGCTCCCCACGGACATGATCACCGAGTCGGCGGAGCAACCGGTCGTCGGCATCTGGTCGACCACCCAGCGCCGCAACGCGCAGGGCTACTACCAGCAGGTCTCGCGGCTGGGCATGCCCCTGGTCAACGAGGTCGTCAACCCGCTGAAGGACAAGGACAGGTTCAACGCGTCCTCGCCGCGCGACGACGCCCAGTTCCTGAAGAACGTCACCAACCCGGAGCTGCCGAAGCTCATCGAGCAGATCTACAAGATCAAGGCGCCCGCGGAGCCGCGCGACGACCTGGTCGACGTGTTCCTGAAGGGCGTCGAGGGCCTCAACCAGCCCCCGCACGTGGTCCCGTCGGAGCAGCTGCGCCTCAACACCTCGATCAAGCCCACCCACAGCCCCAAGCGGCTCGGCGTCCTCGACGGCGACAACGCGGGCTTCCCGAACGGCCGTCGGCTCACCGACGACGTGATCGACGCGGCCCTCCAGGTCGTCGAGGGTGAACTGCTGGGCGCGAAGAACGACTTGGGTGACGCGGTCGACAAGAACGACAAGAAGTTCGGCTCGTCCTTCCCGTACCTGGCGAACCCGACGGCCGGTTCGCGCGGCGCGGTCGCCAAGGGCGTCAGCGGCGGCAACGACGTCCGCAACCAGCTCGGTGACGCGCTCCGGCCGGCCGGCGCGTCCGGCACCGGGAACATGGGGCTGATCACCGCGTCAGCGGGCGCGGGCGCGGCCGGTATCGCCCTGATCGGCGGCGGCCTGCTGTGGTGGCGCCGCATCCGGCGCGGGGCGTACTGA
- a CDS encoding tetratricopeptide repeat protein, giving the protein MGPRENSNTPKRGDDGRRPPGDQTAGEAAREAGDGSGSAAGPGAGDDGTAAGTHEAATRAATESAAESAAARAAEAAAEAAARDERAATQRRTATGRVRGRRADGLRLVPDPTPELPTPSVPPPPDSAEPSDSPEPSEPSVSSGPHDSSGSSGPSSDPRVLAVRRFKEFGRRLRALRLGGSVVLLAVALTAGSVAVGALRDDGTGTAVAAAAPGVLSPAALNGGDLEANIKALQAHLRGQPKDFGGWATLGLAYVEQARTKGDPSRYPQAERALRRSLDLRPGNEQALTGRAALAAARHRFDEALGYADRVLKENPYSERALCSRIDALVELGRYAEASKAADTADDRRPGIPVFTRYAYVRELRGDVRTARRVLEQALATAATPGDIAYVAAQLGQLAWNQGDYATALTDYARALAADENYLPALEGRARVLAARGERATAVAAMEQVVARFPLPGPLVELGELYEERGGEGDQARAADQYALVDAWTALARAGGVNADLDTALAAADHGDRASALRAARAEYARRRTVHTADALAWALHMGGRDAEALRYTREAAATGYRNALFLYHRGTIERATGHEQDGLASLRAALRLNPGFSTLGARQARAALEDAK; this is encoded by the coding sequence ATGGGCCCGCGCGAGAACAGCAACACCCCGAAGAGGGGCGACGACGGCCGACGGCCACCGGGCGACCAGACCGCCGGGGAGGCCGCGCGCGAGGCCGGGGACGGGTCGGGGTCGGCGGCGGGACCTGGCGCCGGGGACGACGGGACGGCGGCGGGGACGCACGAGGCAGCGACCCGGGCGGCGACCGAGTCGGCCGCCGAATCCGCCGCCGCCCGCGCCGCGGAGGCCGCCGCCGAGGCAGCCGCCCGTGACGAACGGGCCGCCACGCAGCGACGCACGGCCACGGGCCGCGTCCGGGGCAGGCGCGCCGACGGCCTCCGCCTGGTGCCCGACCCGACGCCAGAACTCCCCACGCCCTCCGTACCCCCACCCCCCGACTCTGCCGAACCCTCAGACTCCCCCGAACCCTCCGAACCCTCCGTCTCCTCCGGTCCCCACGACTCCTCCGGTTCCTCCGGCCCGTCCTCCGACCCCCGTGTCCTCGCCGTGCGGCGGTTCAAGGAGTTCGGCCGGCGGCTGCGGGCGCTGCGACTCGGCGGTTCCGTGGTGCTGTTGGCCGTCGCCCTCACCGCGGGCTCGGTCGCCGTGGGGGCGCTGCGCGACGACGGCACCGGGACCGCCGTCGCCGCCGCCGCGCCCGGCGTCCTGTCGCCTGCCGCCCTGAACGGCGGTGACCTCGAAGCGAACATCAAAGCCCTGCAAGCCCATCTGCGCGGCCAACCCAAGGACTTCGGCGGCTGGGCCACCCTCGGTCTCGCCTACGTCGAACAGGCCAGGACGAAGGGCGACCCTTCCCGATACCCGCAGGCCGAACGGGCGTTGCGGCGCTCGCTCGATCTGCGGCCCGGCAACGAGCAGGCTCTCACCGGCCGGGCCGCGCTCGCCGCCGCCCGGCACCGGTTCGACGAGGCGCTCGGCTACGCCGACCGGGTGCTGAAGGAGAACCCGTACAGCGAGCGCGCCCTGTGCTCCCGTATCGACGCCCTGGTCGAACTCGGCCGCTACGCCGAGGCGTCGAAGGCCGCCGACACCGCGGACGACCGTCGTCCCGGCATCCCCGTCTTCACCCGCTACGCGTACGTGCGCGAGCTGCGCGGCGACGTGCGGACCGCCCGCCGGGTCCTGGAGCAGGCCCTCGCCACCGCCGCCACCCCGGGCGACATCGCCTACGTCGCCGCCCAGCTCGGCCAACTCGCCTGGAACCAGGGCGACTACGCCACCGCGCTGACCGACTACGCCCGCGCCCTCGCCGCCGACGAGAACTACCTTCCCGCGCTGGAGGGCCGGGCCCGCGTCCTGGCCGCGCGCGGCGAACGCGCCACCGCCGTCGCGGCGATGGAACAGGTCGTCGCCCGCTTCCCGCTGCCCGGACCGCTGGTGGAGCTGGGCGAGCTGTACGAGGAGCGCGGCGGCGAGGGCGACCAGGCGCGGGCCGCCGACCAGTACGCGCTGGTCGACGCCTGGACCGCGCTGGCCCGCGCGGGCGGCGTCAACGCCGACCTCGACACCGCGCTCGCCGCCGCCGACCACGGCGACCGGGCGTCGGCGCTGCGCGCGGCCCGCGCCGAGTACGCCCGCCGCCGCACCGTGCACACGGCCGACGCCCTCGCCTGGGCCCTGCACATGGGCGGCCGGGACGCCGAGGCGCTCCGGTACACCCGCGAGGCCGCCGCCACCGGGTACCGCAACGCCCTGTTCCTGTACCACCGCGGCACCATCGAGCGGGCCACCGGACACGAGCAGGACGGCCTCGCCTCCCTGCGGGCGGCCCTGCGGCTGAACCCCGGCTTCTCGACGCTCGGCGCCCGTCAGGCCCGCGCGGCCCTGGAGGACGCCAAGTGA
- a CDS encoding urease accessory protein UreH domain-containing protein produces MTTRRGLFPSIAAVCAAVCALVLAPSTSASAHPLGNFTVNRYDGLVVAPGALRVDHVEDLAEIPATQARPAVQRLGLTEWARERCAAAAEGSRLTVDGREVAVTARSGLARVRPGQAGLTTLRVECVLTAPLPEDASVGLRFAGAGGAAGGPGWREITARGDRTTVTASDVPTASVSHELTSYPAELLSSPADTATASLRVRPGGPALAEEPGDSSGAPGAAVLPRGADRWTRALESLVARHDLTVGFSALALLIAVVLGAGHALAPGHGKTLMAATAAARGGRARLKDVLPLAASVTVTHTLGVVALGLLVTAGSALAPSVITWLGAASGALVVAAGLTLTRRAWRARRPAPAAGPPAESVPEKTPEPALALAAAPGGHHRHHEHDGPRVHHAHHGHREHEGPHVPRTEHGHREHERPHVHRTDHDHREHERPHVHHAHHDHPEHDDRRVHHASHAHHVHHRHPHALEHTHGGVTHTHPTAPTLRGTILLGFAGGLVPSPSAVVVLVGAAALGKAWFGLLLVVAYGVGLALTLGAAGFAVVRLGTGVNRMLDRRPRWTSHPFALLVRRSAPLVSALLVVAIGVGLMLNGASTAFG; encoded by the coding sequence GTGACCACCAGGAGAGGGCTGTTCCCCTCGATCGCGGCCGTCTGCGCGGCCGTCTGCGCGCTCGTGCTGGCCCCTTCCACCAGCGCGAGCGCGCACCCCCTCGGCAACTTCACGGTCAACCGCTACGACGGTCTGGTCGTCGCCCCCGGCGCCCTCCGCGTCGACCATGTGGAGGACCTCGCCGAGATCCCGGCGACCCAGGCACGGCCCGCCGTGCAGCGGCTCGGCCTCACCGAGTGGGCCCGCGAGCGGTGCGCGGCGGCGGCCGAAGGCTCCCGCCTCACGGTCGACGGCCGCGAGGTCGCCGTCACCGCCCGCAGCGGTCTGGCCCGGGTCAGGCCGGGACAGGCCGGGCTCACCACCCTGCGCGTCGAGTGCGTGCTCACCGCCCCGCTGCCCGAGGACGCCTCCGTCGGGCTGCGCTTCGCCGGCGCGGGCGGCGCGGCCGGCGGCCCCGGCTGGCGGGAGATCACCGCACGCGGCGACCGGACGACCGTCACCGCGTCGGACGTGCCGACGGCCTCCGTCTCCCATGAACTGACCTCGTATCCTGCGGAGTTGCTCTCCTCCCCCGCCGACACCGCGACCGCGTCCCTGCGGGTGCGCCCCGGCGGCCCCGCGCTGGCGGAGGAGCCGGGGGACTCATCCGGCGCCCCCGGCGCGGCCGTTCTGCCGCGCGGCGCCGACCGGTGGACCCGCGCCCTGGAGTCACTGGTCGCCCGGCACGACCTCACCGTCGGATTCTCGGCGCTCGCCCTGCTGATCGCCGTCGTCCTGGGCGCCGGGCACGCGCTCGCCCCTGGCCACGGCAAGACGCTGATGGCCGCGACGGCGGCGGCCAGGGGCGGCCGGGCCCGCCTCAAGGACGTGCTGCCGCTGGCCGCTTCGGTGACGGTCACCCACACCCTGGGGGTGGTCGCCCTCGGCCTGCTGGTCACGGCCGGCTCGGCGCTGGCCCCCTCGGTGATCACCTGGCTGGGGGCGGCGAGCGGCGCCCTGGTGGTCGCGGCGGGCCTGACCCTGACCCGCAGGGCGTGGCGGGCCCGCCGTCCCGCCCCCGCGGCCGGGCCGCCCGCGGAGTCCGTTCCGGAGAAGACACCGGAACCCGCCCTGGCCCTGGCAGCCGCTCCCGGCGGCCACCACCGTCACCATGAGCACGACGGCCCGCGGGTTCATCACGCGCACCACGGTCACCGTGAGCATGAGGGTCCTCATGTTCCTCGCACGGAACACGGTCACCGTGAGCATGAGCGTCCTCATGTCCATCGCACGGACCACGATCACCGTGAGCATGAGCGTCCTCATGTTCATCACGCGCACCACGATCACCCTGAGCACGACGACCGCCGGGTTCATCACGCATCCCACGCCCACCACGTCCACCACCGTCACCCGCACGCCCTCGAACACACCCACGGTGGTGTCACCCACACGCATCCCACGGCCCCCACGCTCCGCGGCACGATCCTGCTCGGGTTCGCCGGGGGGCTTGTGCCCAGTCCGTCCGCCGTCGTCGTGCTGGTCGGCGCGGCGGCGCTCGGGAAGGCGTGGTTCGGGCTGCTGCTCGTCGTCGCGTACGGTGTCGGGCTCGCCCTCACCCTGGGCGCCGCCGGGTTCGCCGTCGTGCGGTTGGGCACCGGTGTGAACCGGATGCTGGACCGGCGGCCCCGCTGGACCTCTCACCCCTTCGCGCTGCTGGTGCGCCGGTCGGCGCCGCTGGTGTCGGCGCTCCTGGTCGTCGCGATCGGGGTCGGTCTGATGCTCAACGGCGCCTCGACGGCGTTCGGTTGA
- a CDS encoding SGNH/GDSL hydrolase family protein, with product MRRSRIAVLVSSLLLAAGTALTGATAAQASQTAAAGGYVALGDSYSSGVGSGSYISSSGDCKRSTKAYPYLWAAAHSPSTFDFTACSGARTSDVLSGQLTPLGSATKLVSISIGGNDAGFSDVMTTCVLQSDSACLSRIATAKTYVANTLPGRLDSVYSAISAKAPSAHVVVLGYPRFYQLATTCVGLSDTKRKAINEASDQLNTATAKAAANHGFSFGDVRTTFTGHELCSGSAWLHSLNLLNVGESYHPTAAGQSGGYLPVLTNAA from the coding sequence ATGAGACGTTCCCGAATTGCCGTCCTCGTGAGCTCGCTCCTCCTCGCCGCCGGCACCGCCCTCACCGGTGCCACCGCGGCGCAGGCGTCCCAAACCGCCGCGGCCGGAGGCTATGTGGCCCTCGGCGACTCCTACTCCTCGGGAGTCGGGTCGGGCAGCTACATCAGCTCGAGCGGCGACTGCAAGCGCAGCACGAAGGCCTACCCCTACCTCTGGGCGGCCGCCCATTCACCCTCGACGTTCGACTTCACCGCTTGCTCGGGCGCTCGTACGAGTGATGTTCTCTCCGGTCAGCTGACCCCGCTCGGCTCCGCGACCAAGCTCGTCTCCATCAGCATCGGCGGCAACGACGCCGGCTTCTCCGACGTCATGACGACTTGCGTCCTGCAGTCCGACAGCGCCTGCCTCTCCCGGATCGCCACCGCGAAGACGTACGTCGCCAACACCCTCCCCGGCAGACTCGACAGCGTCTACTCGGCGATCAGCGCCAAAGCCCCGTCCGCCCACGTCGTCGTCCTCGGCTACCCGCGCTTCTACCAGCTCGCCACCACCTGTGTCGGCCTCTCCGACACCAAGCGCAAAGCCATCAACGAAGCCTCGGACCAGCTCAACACCGCCACCGCCAAGGCAGCCGCCAACCACGGCTTCTCCTTCGGGGACGTCCGCACCACCTTCACCGGCCACGAACTGTGCTCAGGCAGCGCCTGGCTGCACAGCCTCAACCTGCTGAACGTCGGCGAGTCCTACCACCCCACCGCCGCGGGCCAGTCGGGCGGCTACCTGCCCGTCCTCACCAACGCGGCCTGA
- a CDS encoding glycosyltransferase family 2 protein, with translation MSSVLRPAATGHEPSTTVTYRPISSHLAITPPVSVVIPAMNEAENLPYVFKTLPDWIHEVVLVDGNSTDDTVEVARSLWPQVKVVEQRGKGKGDALITGFEACSGDIIVMVDADGSADGNEIVSYVSALVSGADFAKGSRFANGGGTDDMTFIRKLGNWALCTVVNRKFGARYTDLCYGYNAFWRHCLDKIELDCTGFEVETLMNIRVVKAGLKVQEIPSHEYLRIHGTSNLRAVRDGLRVLKVILGERSNRRALRRRVRHSPMLDSVRGEVS, from the coding sequence ATGAGTTCCGTTCTGCGGCCCGCGGCCACCGGCCACGAACCGTCAACCACCGTCACCTATCGGCCCATCTCTTCCCATCTGGCGATCACGCCGCCGGTGAGCGTGGTCATTCCCGCCATGAATGAGGCCGAGAATCTCCCCTACGTCTTCAAGACACTTCCTGACTGGATACATGAAGTGGTTCTCGTGGACGGCAATTCCACCGACGACACCGTCGAAGTGGCCCGTTCGCTGTGGCCGCAGGTCAAGGTCGTCGAACAGCGCGGCAAGGGCAAGGGCGACGCGCTGATCACCGGGTTCGAGGCGTGCAGCGGCGACATCATCGTGATGGTCGACGCGGACGGCTCGGCCGACGGCAACGAGATCGTCTCCTACGTCTCCGCGCTGGTCTCGGGCGCCGACTTCGCCAAGGGCTCCCGCTTCGCCAACGGCGGCGGCACCGACGACATGACGTTCATCCGCAAACTCGGCAACTGGGCGCTGTGCACCGTCGTCAACCGCAAGTTCGGCGCCCGCTACACCGACCTCTGCTACGGCTACAACGCCTTCTGGCGGCACTGCCTCGACAAGATCGAACTCGACTGCACCGGCTTCGAGGTGGAGACCCTGATGAACATCCGGGTCGTCAAGGCGGGCCTGAAGGTGCAGGAGATCCCGAGCCACGAGTACCTCCGCATCCACGGCACCAGCAATCTGCGGGCCGTCAGGGACGGGCTGCGGGTCCTCAAGGTGATCCTCGGGGAACGCTCCAACCGGCGCGCCCTGCGCCGCCGCGTGCGCCACTCGCCGATGCTCGACTCGGTGCGGGGAGAGGTGTCTTGA
- a CDS encoding glycosyltransferase family 2 protein: MSGPDISVVICVYTEDRWEDILAAVSSVRAQSRQARETLLVVDHNQALLERLTKEYGNAPEGPGAVRVLANAGPRGLSAGRNTGIAASHGEVIAFLDDDAVAERDWLRRLAEGYADPRVLAVGGRTVPVWASGRRPAWFPEEFDWVVGCTYRGLPPGRVRVRNVLGGNASFRRTAFDAAGGFATGIGRDGDRRPLGGEETELCIRLGQLRPDAVLLIDDRAVIHHRVPAAREHFGYFRARTYAEGLSKALVARSVGAGKGLESERRYTTRVLPAGVVRGLRDVVLARPGGAGRAGAIVAGVLTAAGGYLVGSVRARRDATAFTATRIEGTRDA; encoded by the coding sequence TTGAGCGGTCCCGACATATCCGTCGTGATCTGCGTCTACACCGAGGACCGCTGGGAGGACATCCTCGCGGCGGTCTCCTCGGTGCGCGCGCAGTCCCGCCAGGCCAGGGAGACACTGCTCGTCGTCGACCACAACCAGGCGCTGCTGGAACGGCTCACCAAGGAGTACGGGAACGCGCCCGAGGGGCCAGGCGCGGTGCGGGTGCTCGCCAACGCCGGGCCGCGCGGCCTGTCCGCCGGGCGCAACACCGGCATCGCCGCCTCGCACGGCGAGGTGATCGCCTTCCTCGACGACGACGCGGTCGCCGAACGCGACTGGCTGCGCCGCCTCGCCGAGGGCTACGCCGACCCGCGGGTGCTCGCGGTCGGCGGCCGTACCGTGCCCGTCTGGGCGTCGGGCCGCCGACCCGCCTGGTTCCCCGAGGAGTTCGACTGGGTGGTGGGCTGCACCTACCGCGGGCTGCCGCCCGGCCGGGTCAGGGTGCGCAACGTGCTCGGCGGCAACGCCTCGTTCCGGCGCACCGCGTTCGACGCGGCGGGCGGCTTCGCCACCGGCATCGGACGCGACGGCGACCGGCGCCCGCTGGGCGGCGAGGAGACGGAGCTGTGCATCCGTCTCGGCCAACTCCGCCCGGACGCCGTCCTGCTGATCGACGACCGCGCGGTCATCCACCACCGGGTGCCCGCGGCACGTGAGCACTTCGGGTACTTCCGCGCGCGCACCTACGCCGAGGGACTCTCCAAAGCACTGGTGGCGCGAAGTGTCGGCGCGGGCAAGGGACTTGAGTCCGAACGCCGGTACACCACCCGGGTGCTGCCCGCCGGCGTCGTGCGCGGGCTGCGGGACGTAGTACTGGCCCGCCCCGGCGGCGCGGGACGGGCGGGCGCGATCGTCGCCGGGGTGCTCACCGCGGCCGGCGGCTACCTGGTCGGCAGCGTGCGGGCCCGCCGCGACGCGACGGCCTTCACCGCCACCAGGATCGAGGGGACCCGTGATGCCTGA
- a CDS encoding polysaccharide deacetylase family protein, which translates to MPDATPVPILMYHAVATTPHPATRTLSVTPSAFAEQLRLIADLGMTPVNTADLASSWRGGRPLPARPLLITFDDGYEGVHRYALPSLARHGFPATLFVSTGWIRGAHHTGGCPDTMLDWDQVRELAAVDVEIGGHSHTHPQLDQLDDGPLRHELRHCREIVTAELGRAPASFAYPYGYSNRRVRAAVRETGWSQALAVGNGLARRRQGPYALRRVTVRRGTGIEEFERLLQGRALTREFARDRALTKGYALVRRARQLRRKAIRSRV; encoded by the coding sequence ATGCCTGACGCCACCCCCGTGCCGATCCTCATGTACCACGCGGTCGCCACCACCCCCCACCCCGCCACCCGGACCCTCTCGGTGACCCCCAGCGCGTTCGCCGAACAGCTGCGGCTCATCGCCGACCTGGGCATGACGCCGGTCAACACCGCCGACCTCGCGTCCAGTTGGCGCGGCGGCCGGCCCCTCCCGGCCCGCCCGCTGCTCATCACCTTCGACGACGGCTACGAGGGCGTCCACCGGTACGCGCTGCCCTCCCTCGCCCGGCACGGCTTCCCCGCGACCCTGTTCGTCTCCACCGGCTGGATCAGGGGCGCCCACCACACCGGGGGCTGCCCCGACACCATGCTGGACTGGGACCAGGTGCGGGAACTGGCCGCCGTGGACGTCGAGATCGGCGGCCACAGCCACACCCATCCGCAGCTCGACCAGCTCGACGACGGCCCGCTCCGGCACGAGCTGCGCCACTGCCGGGAGATCGTCACCGCCGAACTGGGCCGCGCACCCGCCTCGTTCGCCTACCCGTACGGCTACTCGAACCGCCGGGTGCGGGCGGCCGTGCGCGAGACGGGCTGGTCGCAGGCGCTCGCCGTCGGCAACGGCCTCGCCCGCCGCCGTCAGGGCCCCTACGCGCTGCGCCGCGTCACCGTACGCCGGGGCACCGGCATCGAGGAGTTCGAGCGGCTCCTCCAAGGCCGCGCCCTCACCCGCGAGTTCGCCAGGGACCGGGCCCTCACCAAGGGGTACGCCCTGGTCCGCAGAGCACGACAGCTCCGCCGGAAGGCCATCCGTTCCCGTGTCTGA